The following nucleotide sequence is from Gordonia jinghuaiqii.
AGCCCAGGACTTCCGGTCCGACGCCAAGCTGACGAGCTGGCTGCACCGGATAGTCGTCAACGCCTGTCTCGACCGGATTCGGCGCAACAAGGTCCGCAAGACCGTTCCCCTCCCCGAATGGGACGTACTGCCCATCGCCGACACCGCCGACGACATTGCCGCCGTCGACCTCTCGGTGTCCATCGGTCGTGCCCTGCACGTGCTGCCGGCCGGTCAGCGCGCCGCCATCGTCGCCGTCGACATCGAGGGTTACTCCGTGGCGGAGGCCGCGACGATCCTGGGGGTCGCCGAGGGCACCATCAAGAG
It contains:
- the sigM gene encoding RNA polymerase sigma factor SigM → MPGGNDATDMRTDEQLLRAHLAGDPHAFADLINRHVDYLWSVALRTSNNPEDAADALQDALFAAHRTAQDFRSDAKLTSWLHRIVVNACLDRIRRNKVRKTVPLPEWDVLPIADTADDIAAVDLSVSIGRALHVLPAGQRAAIVAVDIEGYSVAEAATILGVAEGTIKSRCARGRLKLAQVLGHLREH